A single window of Eucalyptus grandis isolate ANBG69807.140 chromosome 1, ASM1654582v1, whole genome shotgun sequence DNA harbors:
- the LOC104415144 gene encoding lysosomal Pro-X carboxypeptidase — protein sequence MAVSCPPAGGNHLSRLTYPPLPFPSQLKSPYSFTSSAAANTKARKIMSATQLPSNLLLCLSLIFQCSFAVSPFGKIIPRFPSPLIHPENSQPSLSNDQSGNNGLYKTRYFTQILDHFSYRPESYQTFQQRYLINSTFWGGPRRNAPIFVYTGNEGDIEWFAQNTGFMFETAPHFNALLVFIEHRYYGKSMPFGGKKEVAYSNASMLGYLSSTQALADYATLITDLKKNLTAEHSPVVVFGGSYGGMLAAWFRLKYPHIAIGALSSSAPILDFFNVTSPYIFNDIITETFQSESKNCYKVIKRSWQKIEVMAKQQGGLEILRKSFRLCKNFKDAEYLTGWLETALVYAAMTDYPTPSNFLTPLPAYPIKQMCKAIDDPSKGDDDFAKLYGAANIYYNYSGGISCFDLMDDSDPHGLSGWGWQACTEMVMPIDGNRETSIFPAYKYNYTDTVSSCAADSSVVSRPTWIPIEFGGHDIRRTLRRFGSNIIFFNGLRDPWSGGGVLKSISKSIVAIVAEKGAHHVDLRYSTSEDPEWLQDVRKKEIKIISGWISQYYRDLAK from the exons ATGGCCGTCTCCTGTCCCCCTGCCGGCGGGAACCATTTGTCTCGGTTGACTTACCCCCCTCTCCCCTTTCCTTCTCAACTGAAATCTCCATACTCATTCACTTCCTCTGCAGCTGCAAACACCAAAGCCCGAAAGATCATGAGTGCAACGCAACTACCATCGAACCTtcttctttgtctctctctaATCTTTCAATGCTCGTTCGCTGTCTCGCCATTTGGCAAGATCATCCCTCGCTTTCCTTCTCCTCTCATTCATCCAGAAAATTCTCAACCATCGCTCTCTAACGACCAGAGTGGCAACAATGGGCTCTATAAGACTAGGTACTTCACGCAAATCCTCGACCATTTCAGCTACCGTCCCGAGAGCTACCAGACGTTCCAGCAGAGGTACTTAATTAACTCCACCTTCTGGGGCGGCCCGCGGAGGAATGCCCCGATCTTTGTCTACACTGGGAACGAGGGTGACATCGAGTGGTTCGCCCAAAACACCGGCTTCATGTTTGAGACGGCACCCCACTTCAATGCCCTTCTTGTGTTCATCGAG CATCGGTATTATGGGAAATCGATGCCGTTCGGGGGCAAAAAAGAGGTGGCGTACAGCAACGCAAGCATGTTGGGCTATCTCTCCTCGACGCAGGCATTGGCAGACTACGCAACGCTGATAACCGATCTGAAGAAGAACTTGACAGCCGAGCATTCGCCAGTGGTGGTTTTTGGAGGTTCTTACGGGGGAA TGTTGGCAGCATGGTTTAGGCTAAAGTATCCGCACATTGCAATCGGCGCTTTGTCTTCTTCTGCTCCGATCCTCGACTTTTTCAACGTCACCTCCCCTTACATCTTCAACGACATCATCACTGAGACTT TCCAGAGCGAGAGCAAGAATTGCTATAAAGTGATCAAGCGATCATGGCAGAAGATTGAAGTTATGGCGAAACAACAAGGTGGACTCGAGATCCTGCGAAAATCATTCAGACTATGCAA GAACTTTAAGGATGCGGAATATCTCACAGGTTGGCTCGAAACTGCTCTCGTTTACGCGGCCATGACCGATTATCCAACTCCTTCCAATTTCCTGACTCCCTTGCCTGCTTATCCGATCAAACAG ATGTGCAAGGCGATAGATGATCCGAGCAAAGGGGACGATGATTTTGCCAAATTGTATGGCGCGGCAAACATCTACTACAATTACAGCGGCGGCATCTCATGCTTCGATCTAATGGACGATTCCGATCCTCATGGCCTCAGCGGATGGGGATGGCAG GCATGCACGGAAATGGTAATGCCAATAGACGGCAATCGAGAGACAAGCATATTCCCAGCTTACAAGTACAACTATACTGATACAGTCAGCTCCTGTGCAGCTGACTCCAGCGTCGTCTCTAGGCCCACCTGGATCCCTATCGAGTTTGGCGGCCAT GACATTAGACGGACCTTGAGGAGATTTGGGAGCaatatcatcttcttcaatggcTTAAGAGACCCATGGAGTGGTGGAGG GGTGTTGAAGAGCATTTCCAAGAGCATTGTTGCAATAGTGGCCGAAAAAG GGGCTCACCATGTCGATCTACGATACTCGACCAGTGAAGACCCCGAGTGGCTTCAAGATGTGAGAAAGAAGGAGATCAAGATCATTTCAGGCTGGATCTCTCAATACTATCGTGACTTGGCCAAATAG